The Pantoea eucalypti sequence AGGACTACAACACCGTTGGCGCGTTCACCGCAGCCGCACTGTTAACCCTGATGGCAATTGTGACGCTGTTTCTGAAAAGCATTGTGCAGTGGCGTTTAGAGCAACAGCACAAACGCCTGCAACAGGAGGGAAATCATGAGCATTGAGATTAACAAGATCAACAAGTCCTTTGGTCGCACCTCGGTGCTGAACGATATCTCTCTGGATATTGCCTCGGGTGAAATGGTGGCGCTGCTTGGCCCATCAGGCTCGGGTAAAACCACGCTGCTGCGTATTATCGCCGGGCTGGAGCATCAGAACAGCGGTCAGATCCGTTTTCATGGCAACGATGTCAGCCGCCTGCATGCGCGCGACCGTCAGGTCGGTTTTGTGTTTCAGCACTATGCGCTGTTCCGTCATATGACAGTGTTCGACAACATCGCCTTTGGCCTGACTGTCCTGCCGCGTCGTGAACGTCCTTCAACGGCAGAAATCAAACAGCGTGTTACGCGTTTGCTGGAGATGGTGCAACTGGCCCATCTGGCGAATCGCTTCCCGGCACAGCTGTCGGGCGGCCAGAAACAGCGTGTGGCACTGGCGCGTGCATTAGCGGTTGAACCGCAGATTCTGCTGCTGGATGAACCCTTTGGCGCGCTGGATGCTCAGGTACGTAAAGAGCTGCGCCGCTGGCTGCGTCAGCTGCATGAAGAGATTAAATTCACCAGTGTGTTTGTGACCCATGACCAGGAAGAGGCGATGGAAGTCGCCGATCGCGTGGTGGTGATGAGCCAGGGCAACATCGAACAGGTCGGCACGCCAGATGATGTGTGGCGCGATCCGGCAACCCGCTTTGTGCTGGAGTTCCTGGGTGAAGTGAATCGCTTTGATGGCGAAATTCAGGGATCGCAGTTCCACGTGGGCGCGCATCACTGGCCGCTGGGCTATACCTCGGCACATCAGGGCGCCGTGGAGCTGTTCCTGCGTCCGTGGGAAATCGACGTGTCGCGCCGCAGCAGCCTGGAAACCCCGTTGCCGGTGCAGGTGCTGGAAGTGAGCCCGCGTGGCCACTTCTGGCAGCTGGTGGTGCAGCCTGCTGGCTGGCAGAGCGAGCCGTTCTCGCTGGTGTTTGAAGGTGATCAGACGGCCCCGATTCGTGGCGAGCGTCTCTTCGTAGGCCTGCAGCAGGCGCGCCTCTATAAAGGTGACACACCGTTGCGCCCGGTTGCCTTTGCACAAAGCGCCTGATATTTTCTCATCAACAACGGGCGGGAGTGTGACTCCCGCCTTTTTTTCGCCTCTCGTTTGTAACAGGCCAGGAAGCAGACCGTGACGACTCTTGAAAATACCATCGGCAATACCCCGCTGATTAAGTTGCAGCGCCTGACGCCTGCCAACGGCAGTGAGGTCTGGCTCAAACTGGAAGGTAATAATCCGGCGGGTTCGGTAAAAGATCGCGCAGCCTGGTCGATGATCAATCAGGCAGAGCTGCGCGGTGACATTTCACCCGGCGATCAGCTGATTGAAGCCACCAGCGGCAATACCGGCATTGCACTGGCGATGATCGCAGCGATGAAAGGCTATCGTCTTCGCCTGCTGATGCCAGACAACATGAGTCAGGAGCGGCAGGATGCGATGCGTGCCTACGGCGCGGAGCTGATTCTGGTGCCGCGAGAGCAGGGCATGGAAGGCGCACGCGATCTGGCGCAGGCAATGGCCGCGCGTGGTGAAGGGCGGGTGCTGGATCAGTTCAATAATCCTGATAACCCGCTGGGCCATTATCAGACGACCGGGCCAGAGTTGTGGCAGCAGTCGAATCAGCGCATGACCCATTTTGTCTCCAGCATGGGCACGACCGGTACCATCACCGGCGTAGGGCGTTACCTGAAAGAGAACAACACGGGCGTGAAGGTGATCGGTTTACAGCCGAGTGAAGGCAGCAGCATTCCGGGCATTCGCCGCTGGCCACTGGCCTATCTGCCGGGCATCTACCGTCCCGATCTGGTGGATGATGTGATGGATATGGCGCAGAAAGAAGCGGAAGAAACGATGCGGGCGCTGGCACGCCGTGAAGGTATTTTTTGTGGCGTCAGTTCAGGCGGCGCGGTTGCGGGCGCGCTGCGCATTGCGCAGGCTAATCCGGGCAGCGTGGTGGTGGCGATCGCCTGCGATCGCGGCGATCGCTATCTCTCTACCGGACTCTATCATCAGTAATCTTTGCTGATGCGGGAACTCAGCCTGTGCGCAGCGTTTGCTGCCCACAGGCTTTTTTTTAAACAGTATTTCACGCGCCAGATAGACTGAATCTGTAAGGATCGCGTAAATCAGGCTGCACGAATGCCCGGTACAGGACAAAATAGCGCCAATTCTGTCGAGAGATAAACATGAAAATTTTGCTTGTTGATGATGACGTTGAATTAGGCACGATGCTAAGCCAGTACCTGATCGCCGAGGGGTTCGATGCGCAGCTGGTTCTGACCGGCAGCGCCGGCATTCAGGGCGCGCTATCAGGTGAGTTCACCGCCATGATTCTGGACATTATGCTGCCCGACATGAGCGGTATTGATGTACTGCGGCAGGTACGCCAGAACAGCCGGATTCCGGTGATTATGCTGACCGCCAAAGGCGATAACATTGATCGGGTGATCGGTCTGGAGATGGGTGCAGATGACTATATGCCAAAGCCCTGCTATCCCCGGGAACTGGTGGCCCGCCTGCGCGCCGTATTGCGTCGTTTCGAAGAGCAGGTTCCGCAACCTGATGCCAGAGAGCCGCTGCGCTGGGGCGAGCTGACGCTGAATCCGGCTACCCGCATGAGTGAATGGCAGGGGCGAGCCTTCGATCTGACGGCATCGGAATTTAACCTGCTGGATTTACTGCTGCGCGCCCCGGATCGGGTGGTGTCGAAAGATGAGCTCTCTGAGAAGGGGTTGGGTCGTCCGCGTGAAGCCTATGACCGCAGTGTCGATGTGCATATCAGCAATATCCGTCAGAAGCTCAGTGCATTAACTGCTGACAGCATCAACATTGAAACCGTTCGCAGCATCGGTTACCGCATTCGATGAAACAGAGTTACCGTGGACGCATGTTCTGGAAGATTTTTATCGGCTTCTGGATTGTTTTTGTCATCATGAGTCAGCTTATCTGGCTGGGTTTTACGCTCTCCGGTAAACGTCACGAACCGCCTGAAATTGTGGCTATCCGGCGCATTGTCGATCTGCAGATGACTTCTGCCGCGTCGGTGCTGGCGCGCAGCGGGCCCGACGCGCTGAATGCGATGCTGTCGGACTGGGATAACAGCGATCGACAGTTTTTCCATGTGACGCAGCAGGCAAAATCGCCACAATCACAAAACAGCGGCAATCTGGATTATGTGGGGCGTCTTCCTGAAGAGGTGGTGCGCTGGGTTCAGGGTGCTGATGGCAAAGAGTATCAGCTGCGTTACGACCTGGATGGCATGCGCAAAGACAGCATGCATAATCTGATGCCACGCAAATTTCTGAATATTCCTGAGCCGATTTTCATCTTTGCCGGTTCGGTGGGATTGCTGTTCAGCCTGTTGCTGGCCTGGAATCTGACGCGGCCTATGCGTCAGCTGTGTGAGGGATTTTCCCGCGTCGCCGAGGGTGATTTACGTGTGCGGCTATTCCCGATCATGCGAAAGCGCCACGACGAAATCTCAAACGTTGCAGAAGCCTTTGATGCCATGGTCGAGCGGCTGGACACCCTGGTGCGCGCCCGTGAAGAGCTACTGCACGATATCTCGCATGAGCTTCGTTCACCGCTGGCACGACTTCAGCTGGCTACCGGACTGGCCAGACAGACGCCAGAGAGCGTAAACAGTTCGCTTGATCGCATTGATGAAGAGGCGCGTCGGCTGGACAAGATGATTGGCGAACTGCTGACGCTGTCGCGGGCCGAGCATGAAAGCATTCCGGATGAGCAATATTTTGACCTGACTGGTTTACTAGAGGCAGTCCTTACTGATGTCCGTTATGAAGCGCAGATTCCCGGTGTGCAGGTTGAGCTGCATGTCGATGCCGAGGCTGATTACACCGTGCGTGGCAATGCCGAGCTGATACGGCGCGGCGTAGAGAACGTATTACGTAACGCGCTGCGTTTCTCTCTGCCAGGACAGCGGATTGAGGTGCATTTGCGCGCAGAAGCGCAGTGGCTGGCGATTCAGGTGTGCGATCAGGGGCCGGGTGTCGACGAGGATAAACTCTCCAGCATCTTTGACCCGTTTGTGCGGGTAAATTCGCCGCTGATGGGTAAAGGGTATGGTCTGGGTCTGGCTATCGTGCGCAAGGTCGTACTGGCGCATCATGGTGAGGTTGATGCCCGGAACCGGCCAGAAGGTGGACTTGAACTGACGCTGCGTCTGCCACACTGGCAGCCCTGAAAAGGTGTATTGCAGAAACGATAACGGCACCCGCAGGTGCCGTTATGATATCAACGCATGCTTACTTTCTGATGCGAATCACCGGCGTTTCGCCGACGGTGACCTGGCCAGACAGCTTAATCAATTCCTTGATTTCATCCATGTTGGAGATAACAACCGGTGTCAGGGTTGATTTCGCTTTCTCTTCCAGCAACGGCAGATCGAACTCGATAACCACATCGCCTTTTTTGACCTTCTGGCCTTCTTCAGCGATGCGTTTGAAGCCTTCACCTTTCAGTTCTACCGTATCGATACCGAAGTGGACAAACAGCTCAATGCCGTTGTCTGATTCGATCGAAAAAGCGTGATTGGTTTCAAAAATCTTACCGATAGTGCCATCAACAGGCGCAACCATTTTGTTGCCGCTGGGTTTGATAGCAATACCGTCGCCCACGATTTTCTCTGCAAACACCACATCTGGTACGTCTTCAATATTCACGATTTCGCCTGACAGAGGCGCTACGATGTCAATTGTCCCAGCGCTATCCGTTTTTTCGCCAAAAAGTTTAGAAAACAAACCCATGATCTTCTCCTAAGCAGTAATTTGGGGCCAGCATCATGCAGATTAGCAGAGCGTTTTTTCCTTAATAAACTTGTTTACCAGGTTCATCAGGTCTTCCGCTGTCGGTTGAGCCAGTGCCTGCTCTGCCAATGCCTTCGCATCTTCAAAATTAGTATTACGAATGATTTTCTTGATGCCAGGGATAGAAATGGCACTCATGCTGAACTCGTCCAGCCCCATTCCCAGTAAAAGTAGTGTAGCACGTTCATCACCTGCCAGCTCACCACACATGCCGGTCCATTTACCTTCAGCGTGAGATGCATCAATGACTTGCTTGATTAAGTTAAGCACAGACGGCGTCATTGGGTTGTACAGGTGCG is a genomic window containing:
- the cysM gene encoding cysteine synthase CysM; translated protein: MTTLENTIGNTPLIKLQRLTPANGSEVWLKLEGNNPAGSVKDRAAWSMINQAELRGDISPGDQLIEATSGNTGIALAMIAAMKGYRLRLLMPDNMSQERQDAMRAYGAELILVPREQGMEGARDLAQAMAARGEGRVLDQFNNPDNPLGHYQTTGPELWQQSNQRMTHFVSSMGTTGTITGVGRYLKENNTGVKVIGLQPSEGSSIPGIRRWPLAYLPGIYRPDLVDDVMDMAQKEAEETMRALARREGIFCGVSSGGAVAGALRIAQANPGSVVVAIACDRGDRYLSTGLYHQ
- a CDS encoding response regulator transcription factor yields the protein MKILLVDDDVELGTMLSQYLIAEGFDAQLVLTGSAGIQGALSGEFTAMILDIMLPDMSGIDVLRQVRQNSRIPVIMLTAKGDNIDRVIGLEMGADDYMPKPCYPRELVARLRAVLRRFEEQVPQPDAREPLRWGELTLNPATRMSEWQGRAFDLTASEFNLLDLLLRAPDRVVSKDELSEKGLGRPREAYDRSVDVHISNIRQKLSALTADSINIETVRSIGYRIR
- a CDS encoding ATP-binding protein codes for the protein MKQSYRGRMFWKIFIGFWIVFVIMSQLIWLGFTLSGKRHEPPEIVAIRRIVDLQMTSAASVLARSGPDALNAMLSDWDNSDRQFFHVTQQAKSPQSQNSGNLDYVGRLPEEVVRWVQGADGKEYQLRYDLDGMRKDSMHNLMPRKFLNIPEPIFIFAGSVGLLFSLLLAWNLTRPMRQLCEGFSRVAEGDLRVRLFPIMRKRHDEISNVAEAFDAMVERLDTLVRAREELLHDISHELRSPLARLQLATGLARQTPESVNSSLDRIDEEARRLDKMIGELLTLSRAEHESIPDEQYFDLTGLLEAVLTDVRYEAQIPGVQVELHVDAEADYTVRGNAELIRRGVENVLRNALRFSLPGQRIEVHLRAEAQWLAIQVCDQGPGVDEDKLSSIFDPFVRVNSPLMGKGYGLGLAIVRKVVLAHHGEVDARNRPEGGLELTLRLPHWQP
- the crr gene encoding PTS glucose transporter subunit IIA codes for the protein MGLFSKLFGEKTDSAGTIDIVAPLSGEIVNIEDVPDVVFAEKIVGDGIAIKPSGNKMVAPVDGTIGKIFETNHAFSIESDNGIELFVHFGIDTVELKGEGFKRIAEEGQKVKKGDVVIEFDLPLLEEKAKSTLTPVVISNMDEIKELIKLSGQVTVGETPVIRIRK
- the cysA gene encoding sulfate/thiosulfate ABC transporter ATP-binding protein CysA, with amino-acid sequence MSIEINKINKSFGRTSVLNDISLDIASGEMVALLGPSGSGKTTLLRIIAGLEHQNSGQIRFHGNDVSRLHARDRQVGFVFQHYALFRHMTVFDNIAFGLTVLPRRERPSTAEIKQRVTRLLEMVQLAHLANRFPAQLSGGQKQRVALARALAVEPQILLLDEPFGALDAQVRKELRRWLRQLHEEIKFTSVFVTHDQEEAMEVADRVVVMSQGNIEQVGTPDDVWRDPATRFVLEFLGEVNRFDGEIQGSQFHVGAHHWPLGYTSAHQGAVELFLRPWEIDVSRRSSLETPLPVQVLEVSPRGHFWQLVVQPAGWQSEPFSLVFEGDQTAPIRGERLFVGLQQARLYKGDTPLRPVAFAQSA